One Solanum pennellii chromosome 10, SPENNV200 genomic region harbors:
- the LOC107031963 gene encoding aquaporin TIP1-1 — translation MPISRIAIGRREEATHPDALKAALAEFISTLIFVFAGSGSGVAFSKLTGGGANTPTGLIAAAIAHAFGLFVAVSVGANISGGHVNPAVTFGAFVGGNITLLRGILYWIAQLLGSVVACLLLKFTTGGMEIGAFSLSNGVGVGNALVLEIVMTFGLVYTVYATAVDPKKGSLGTIAPIAIGFIVGANILVGGAFDGASMNPAVSFGPALVSWAWSNHWVYWVGPLIGGGLAGLIYEFFFINQTHEPLPQ, via the exons ATGCCGATCAGCCGGATAGCAATCGGAAGGAGGGAGGAAGCCACTCACCCCGACGCCTTAAAGGCGGCGTTGGCTGAGTTTATCTCAAccttaatttttgtatttgcaGGGTCAGGTTCAGGTGTTGCATTTAGTAAATTGACCGGTGGGGGTGCAAACACCCCCACCGGGCTCATTGCTGCTGCGATAGCCCATGCTTTTGGGCTATTCGTAGCGGTTTCGGTTGGGGCTAACATTTCAGGAGGACATGTTAACCCTGCTGTTAcatttggtgcttttgttggTGGTAATATAACACTTTTACGTGGAATTTTGTACTGGATTGCTCAATTGCTTGGCTCTGTTGTTGCTTGCTTGCTTCTCAAGTTCACCACGGGTGGCATG GAGATAGGTGCATTTTCTTTGTCTAATGGAGTTGGTGTAGGCAATGCATTGGTACTAGAAATTGTAATGACATTTGGGTTAGTGTACACGGTGTACGCTACCGCAGTGGATCCAAAGAAGGGTAGTTTGGGAACAATTGCACCAATTGCAATTGGTTTCATTGTTGGAGCCAATATTTTAGTTGGTGGGGCTTTTGATGGGGCCTCAATGAACCCAGCTGTTTCATTTGGGCCAGCACTTGTGAGTTGGGCCTGGAGCAATCATTGGGTTTATTGGGTTGGGCCTCTTATTGGTGGTGGCCTTGCTGGGCTTATCTATGAGTTCTTTTTCATTAATCAGACCCATGAACCATTGCCCCaataa
- the LOC107031962 gene encoding alpha carbonic anhydrase 7-like translates to MKQQRYLSILFIIIFFSTTFIKAQEVEDEREFDYVEKSEKGPKMWGKLKKEWEACNNGEMQSPIDMSHERVRIIQKPDKRHYKLCNATVKNRGHDISLQWHGDAGSVTINGTNYPLQQAHWHSPSEHTVNGRRYDMEMHMVHLNENATNKIVVIGVLYKIGKPDRFLSKLIRNISSMIDKKDEVKNAGMIDPREIKIGSRKYYRYMGSLTVPPCTEGVIWTIKKKVRTVSRAQVKMLREAVHDYAERNGRPLQPKNKRPIYLMAPDDTA, encoded by the exons ATGAAGCAACAAAgatatttatctattttattcattatcatCTTCTTCTCCACTACATTCATTAAAGCTCAAGAAGTTG AGGATGAGAGGGAGTTTGATTATgttgaaaaaagtgaaaaaggTCCAAAAATGTGGGGGAAATTGAAGAAAGAATGGGAAGCTTGTAATAATGGAGAAATGCAATCTCCTATTGATATGTCACATGAAAGAGTTAGAATTATTCAAAAGCCAGATAAAAGACATTACAAGCTATGCAATGCTACTGTTAAGAATAGAGGACATGACATTTCG TTACAATGGCATGGTGATGCTGGATCTGTTACAATAAATGGCACAAATTATCCTCTACAACAAGCTCATTGGCACTCTCCTTCTGAACACACCGTAAACGGCAGAAG GTATGACATGGAAATGCACATGGTACACTTAAACGAAAATGCAACAAACAAAATTGTTGTGATTGGAGTTCTCTACAAAATTGGTAAACCTGATCGATTTCTTTCCAAG TTGATAAGAAATATATCGTCTATGATCGATAAAAAAGATGAAGTGAAAAATGCTGGTATGATTGATCCAAGAGAAATCAAGATTGGTAGTAGAAAATATTATAGATATATGGGTTCACTTACTGTTCCTCCTTGCACTGAAGGAGTCATTTggacaattaaaaaaaag GTGAGGACTGTTTCAAGAGCACAAGTCAAAATGCTTAGAGAAGCAGTTCATGAT TATGCTGAAAGGAATGGAAGGCCATTGCAACCAAAAAACAAGAGACCAATTTATCTTATGGCACCAGATGATACTGCTTGA
- the LOC107032045 gene encoding transcription factor MYB27, translated as MQEEELRRGQWLEEEDERLSMMVAVFGERRWDALAKTSGLKRSGKSCRLRWLNYLRPNLKHGHITADEERLIIRLQKQFGNKWSKIAKQLPGRTDNKIKNYWRSHLRKKTLIYKQESSESNTSNSEQRSSILKRDTVLNSSSNSEDNFSEKGDCSSADSFAYSSNEVTLLDWIPSWSYEQTRMEHHMYFCSTNLCSCYPP; from the exons ATGCAAGAAGAGGAACTACGAAGAGGACAATGGCTCGAAGAGGAAGATGAGAGACTGTCTATGATGGTAGCTGTTTTTGGTGAACGTCGTTGGGATGCCTTAGCAAAGACTTCAG GGCTGAAGAGGAGCGGAAAAAGCTGCAGATTGAGATGGCTGAACTACCTCCGCCCAAATCTAAAGCACGGTCATATCACTGCAGATGAAGAACGTTTGATAATCCGACTTCAGAAACAGTTTGGAAACAA GTGGTCAAAGATTGCTAAACAATTGCCTGGAAGAACTGATAACAAAATCAAGAACTACTGGAGAAGTCATTTACGAAAGAAAACACTAATTTATAAACAAG AATCCTCTGAGAGTAACACAAGTAATTCAGAACAAAGATCATCGATTTTGAAACGCGATACTGTCCTTAATTCATCATCCAACAGTGAAGACAATTTTTCCGAAAAAGGTGATTGTTCCTCTGCTGATTCTTTCGCGTACTCTTCGAATGAAGTTACATTGTTGGATTGGATTCCAAGTTGGTCATATGAACAAACCAGAATGGAACATCATATGTACTTTTGTAGCACAAACCTATGTTCTTGTTATCCTCCATAG
- the LOC107032046 gene encoding uncharacterized protein LOC107032046, translated as MGGGAAALQKDVPWRASSGAKPIPKIHYSPILRIPQNPLSDYALSIMKHPDPIGSGLGTEAIVEAAGPDCIVPGQNPPIKLLGLKVWPIEVDLKFMEPVGRELKSVGKFMDSAVDLMNKSFIDR; from the exons ATGGGTGGAGGAGCTGCTGCCTTACAGAAAGATGTTCCATGGAGAGCTTCTTCTGGTGCAAAACCCATCCCTAAAATTCATTATTCCCCTATTCTTCGTATACCTCAAAACCCTCTTTCCGATTATGCTCTCTCTATCATGAAG CATCCAGATCCAATTGGAAGTGGATTGGGGACGGAGGCAATAGTAGAAGCAGCAGGGCCTGATTGCATTGTTCCTGGACAGAATCCACCTATCAAGCTTTTGGGGCTTAAG GTATGGCCCATTGAAGTCGACTTGAAATTTATGGAACCTGTTGGACGAGAACTGAAGTCAGTTGGGAAG TTCATGGATTCTGCAGTCGATCTTATGAACAAATCTTTCATTGATCGTTAG
- the LOC107002405 gene encoding serine/threonine protein phosphatase 2A 57 kDa regulatory subunit B' beta isoform-like: MLKNIIKRGHKKVLKSEVSDFGHAPPAGGRNSGNVSTSDVVVNHASRGNMVTNSIQSQQTPSVMTSAAPASGNIENLPLFRDVQISERQVLFFRKLQICCFQFDFTDTMKLVREKEIKRQTLVELVDYVQSGAGKISESNQEEMVKMIAGNIFRCLPPASHENTGSENVEQEEDEPCLEPSWPHLQLVYELLLRYVVSSDTDTKLAKRFIDHSFVLKLLDLFDSEDPREREYLKTILHRVYGKFMVHRPFIRKGINNIFYRFIYETERHSGIGELLEILGSIINGFALPMKEEHKLFLVRALIPLHKPKSVAMYHQQLSYCIVQFVEKDYKLSDTVIRGLLKYWPVTNCQKEVLFLQELEEVLETTQAAEFQRCMVPLFRQIARCLNSPHFQVAERALFLWNNEHIVGLIAQNRNVIFPIIFDALQKNIDNHWNQAIHGLTVNVRKMFMEMDAELFDECQRQYSEKAARATELEEQRELRWQRLAAAATQGR, from the exons ATGttgaaaaatatcataaagCGAGGGCATAAAAAGGTGCTTAAATCAGAAGTATCTGATTTTGGTCACGCGCCGCCGGCGGGAGGAAGGAATTCCGGCAATGTTTCGACGTCTGATGTGGTGGTGAATCATGCTTCGAGAGGAAACATGGTAACGAATTCGATTCAATCACAACAGACACCTTCAGTGATGACATCTGCAGCTCCAGCATCGGGAAACATTGAGAATCTTCCCTTGTTTCGTGATGTGCAGATATCTGAACGTCAAGTGTTGTTTTTTAGGAAACTACAGATTTGTTGTTTTCAGTTTGATTTTACTGATACCATGAAATTGGTAAGGGAGAAAGAGATAAAGAGGCAAACACTTGTGGAGCTTGTAGATTATGTTCAATCTGGTGCTGGGAAAATCAGTGAAAGTAATCAAGAAGAAATGGTAAAGATGATAGCAGGGAATATATTTCGTTGTTTACCTCCGGCATCTCATGAGAATACAGGATCCGAAAATGTGGAACAGGAAGAGGATGAGCCATGTCTCGAGCCATCTTGGCCTCATTTACAGCTTGTGTATGAATTGCTGTTGAGGTATGTGGTTTCATCAGATACTGACACAAAGTTAGCTAAACGCTTTATTGATCACTCATTTGTATTGAAGTTATTGGATTTGTTTGATTCCGAGGACCCAAGGGAAAGAGAGTATTTGAAAACAATACTTCACCGTGTATATGGGAAGTTTATGGTGCATAGACCATTTATAAGGAAGGGAATCAATAACATCTTTTATAGGTTTATTTATGAGACAGAAAGGCACAGTGGGATAGGTGAGTTACTAGAAATTCTAGGGAGTATTATAAATGGTTTTGCATTACCCATGAAAGAGGAACACAAGCTATTCCTTGTTCGGGCACTCATACCACTGCACAAGCCGAAATCAGTTGCAATGTATCATCAGCAGTTATCCTACTGTATTGTTCAGTTTGTTGAAAAGGATTATAAGTTGTCTGATACGGTTATAAGGGGTTTGTTGAAATACTGGCCTGTCACTAATTGCCAAAAAGAAGTCCTCTTTCTTCAGGAGCTTGAAGAAGTGTTGGAGACCACACAGGCAGCAGAATTTCAGCGTTGCATGGTTCCTCTTTTTAGACAGATTGCTCGTTGCCTTAACAGCCCACACTTCCAG GTAGCAGAACGAGCCCTATTTCTATGGAACAATGAGCACATAGTGGGATTGATCGCCCAGAACCGCAATGTCATTTTCCCGATCATTTTTGATGCTCTGCAAAAGAACATAGATAATCATTGGAATCAGGCTATCCATGGGCTGACTGTAAATGTTCGCAAAATGTTCATGGAAATGGATGCTGAGCTGTTTGATGAGTGCCAAAGACAGTATTCTGAGAAAGCAGCCCGGGCCACTGAACTGGAAGAGCAGCGAGAATTAAGATGGCAGAGATTAGCGGCAGCTGCAACACAAGGACGTTAA